CGTCCCGGCGGGCGGCTGGTCGTGGTCGGGCTGGCCGCGACGCGCTCGCCGATGGAGTGGATCGTCAGCGGGCTCTGCCTGCCCGTCGTCCGACTCAACAATCTGCGACCGAGCTACGCCATGGCCCCGGGGATGCCGGTCAAGTCGGCCGACCTGAGCTGGCGGGAGGTGCGCTCGCTGGCCCGCCGGGTGCTTCCGGGCGTGCGCTACCGGCACCGGCTCTACTACCGGTACTCGCTGGTGTGGACCAAGCCGGCCTCGGCGGATCGATCAGTGTCCTTCCGATCAGTGTCCTGATTGGTACATCAGAACTCTGGTGCACTCGGCCGCGAGGTGGTGGAATCGGGCACCGTGGATTCCAGCAGCCCGCTGCGGGCGGACGATCCGGGACTGGCCGACGCGGTCGCCCGCAACCTGGCCGAAGCCGTCGCCCATCTCAACCGGCACACGCCCGGAGCGGGCGCGCGGGTCGAGGCCGACCTGGTCTTCGCCGACAGCGGCGTGGCCGATCCGACCTTCAACGCCGTCGCGTACGTCCGGCTCGATCCGGGCACCGCGGGGGCGCGGATCGAGCAGGTGCTCGCCCGGATGGCGCAAACCGGCCGGCCGTTCGTCTGGTGGGTGGACCCGGGAACGACGCCCGCGGATCTCGGAGCGCGGCTGCTGGCGGCCGGGCTCGCGCAGGTCGATGCGATGCCGGTGATGGTGCTGCCGCTCGAGAAGGCGCCCGTCGCCTGGACCGCTGCGGATCACGCCGGCGCGGAGCCGGAGATCCGCGAGGTGCTGACGGCAACGCAGTGGGCTGACTTCTGTGAGGTCCTGCTCTCGTGCTGGGACGCCGGACGGTCGCCGATGCGCGAGTTCTTGGCGCGTGCACGGCTTTCCGCGCTCGCTCCGGACGGCCGCGGCCGCTTCCTCGTGGGCTACGTCGACTCCGTGCCGGTGTGCACCGCCGACGTTCTGCTGCACGCCGGCGTCGCAGGGATCTACAACGTCGTCACGCGGCCGGAACACCAACGGCGCGGCTACGGCACGGCGATCACGGTCGCGGCGCTCGAACTCGCCCGCGACGCCGGCTACCGTACCGCCTCGCTCCAGGCGTCCTCGCAGGGCCGACCGGTCTACCAGAGACTGGGTTTCGAGCAGGTCGGACAGTACGCCATCTATCAGATCGGCGGCTGACGCCCGGGCGGACGGTTCGGCCGCGACCGAAGATTCCCGGGCTTACCGTGGAGTCATGGCAGCCAAGGAGCACCGCTTCTCCCGGTACGCCGACGTCGTCGAGGCGCTGGCCGACCCCGTGCTCGTCCCGATCCCGCCGCGCGAGAGCGACGAGGCGCCCGAGATTCCCGCCCCCGGCACCTCGGCCTGGCTGCGGGCCACCGTGGCCCGCTTCGCGGCGGGACCGACCCATCAGCGCCGCCGGACGACGGTCGAGGCCGATCTGCAGCGGCTCGACCCGGTCGCCCTGCGCCGCGCCGCCACCGGGGCCGCCGCGCGAGCGGCCCGCATCGGCGGTGCGCCGGCCGACGCGCGCTCACTCGCAGTACGCGTTCTGGCCGAGGCGTACGGACTGCCCGACCCGGACGCTGTCGCGGCCGACGTCCGCCTCGTCGCAGGGGTCTACTTCGGTGGGCACGACGAGGCCGCCGACGCCGCGGTCGCGCGGCTCATGGCCGTGCTGATCTCCGCCGACGAGCCGCTGCTGCCGAGCACGGAAGAGCACGAATCCGAAGCCCGGTTGGAGGCCGCGGCCAATCGGATCGGCATCCTCGTCCAGGCCTGCGATGCGACCGGCACGCTCGTCGACAACGCCTTGCGCGCGCTGGCCGAGGATGGCGGCGACCAGGAAGTCGACGAGATCTTGGCCGAGACGCTGCGGTACGACCCGCCCGTGCGCACGATGCGGCGCATCGCCTTGCAGGCAGCCGCGATCGGCGGCGTCGAGGTCCGTGAAGGGGACACCGTGACGCTCGACATCGCCGCCGCCAACCGTGAGCCGGAAGTCTGTCAGCAGCCCACCGGCTCGTTGACCTTCGGCGCGGACCCACGGCATTGTCCGGGCTGGCGGCACGCTTTCGCTCTCGCGGCCGGGATCCTCGACCTCAGCCGCGCACCGCAGATGACGCGCAACGGACCGACCGAACTGGATGAAGCCGCATGAACCACGCCGCTACGTTCGCCGCGCTCCATTACCAGGCCACGCCGCTCCTGCTGCCCAACGCCTGGGACCACGCCTCGGCCGCCGCACTCGCGCAGGCCGGCTTCCCGGCCGTCGCCACGACCAGCATGGGTGTCGCGGCGTCCGCCGGATTCCGTGACAGCGCGGGCGATACCCGCGCAGCCACGCTCGCCGTCGCCCGAGCACTCGGCGGCGGCTCGTTCCTGCTCTCCATCGACGCCGAGGACGGCTACTCCGACGACCCCGAGCAGGTCGCCGCGTTCGCCCGCGAGCTCGCCGACGCGGGCGCCATCGGAATGAACCTCGAGGACGGCCGCAGCGACGGCACGCTCACCGACCCGGAGCGGCACGCAGCCAAGATCGCAGCAGTGAAGGAAGCCGTACCAGAGTTCTTCGTCAATGCTCGTACAGATACCGTCTGGCTGGACCTGCGCACGGACGAGACCATCGCGAGGCTCACCCGCTACCGCGACGCCGGTGCTGACGGGGTATTCGTACCCGGACTCGCAGATGCGAGCCGAATCTCTGTGATCGTCGAGGCCGTGGACGCGCCGCTCAACCTGCTCTACTCGCCCGCCGGACCCGGCCTGGCCGAGCTCGCGGACCTCGGTGTGCGCCGGGTCAGCCTCGGCTCGCTGCTCTACCGCGTCGCACTCGGCGCCGCCCTCGACGCCGCGGAAGCGATCCGGCAGGGCCGGACGGTCGGTCAGGGCATGCCTTCCTACGCCGACGTGCAGGCACTCGCCGACGAAGGGCCGGCCTCGTAGCCGGATCCGGCTCAGCTCAGCGGCACGCCCGAGCTGACCCGTTCCAGCATCTGCCGCAGTGTGACGACCTTGGGGTGGTCCATCGCCTCGAAGATCTTCAGCGAGCTCGCCAGCATCTCGGCCGATTCCTCGCGCCGCCCCTGAGCGGCGAGGAAGCCGCCGAAGAACTGCCGGGCCTGGGCCTCGTTGCGCAGCTGGCCCACGCCGGCGCTGAGCTCCAGGGACTCGCGGAAGCCCGCCTCGGCCGCATCCGCGCAACCGCCGGTGCGCCACCGCGCCTCGGCCTCGATCAGCAGACCGTCCGCGATGATCAGGCCGTTGTTCTGCTCGCGGCCGAGCTCGACCGCCTCCGCGCCGGCTCTTCCGGCCTCCTCGGCGCGGTCGGCGAGCAGCAGGGCGTGGCCCAGGTTGTTGAGCGAGCGGGCCAGCGGCAGCCGATTGTCGGCGGCGCGATAACGCTCGACCGCCTGCGCGCCGTAGTCGATCGCCTCGTCGTAGCGGCCGGACTCCCAGTGCACGATGCACAGGTTGGTCAGGGTCGCCGCGATCATCGGCACGAGCCCGCCCTCGGTGGCTATCTCGAGCGCCACCCGGTAGTCGTACACTGCTTCCTCGAACCGCATGACCTCGGTCAGCGCCTGCGCGCGGCTGCTGCGCATGCGCCCCTCCACGACGCGGTCGCCGAGCGCGTGCGCGCACCGCAATCCCGTCTCCACGGCAGCGATCCAGTCCGCCCGGTTGCTGCGCATGAGGAAGAACGGCCACATCGCGTGCGGCAGCCGCCAGCCGAAGTCGTACAGGCCGTTCGCCTCCGCGAGTTCGCCCGCGGCCAGCAGGTTCGCCCGCTCGGCGTGGTACCAGGCGATCGCGCCCTCCGAGTCGGTCAGCGGCTCCGGCTGCGCGGCCGAGGGCGGCAGCTCCAGCCAGGGCCGGCCCGGATGCGCCAGATGCCCGGCGAGGTCCGCGCTCGCGGCGTACCACAGCAGCAGCCGCTCCAGCGCGTCCCGGCGCTCCTGCTCGGTCTCGGACTGCTCGGCCCGCTCGGCCGCGTAAAGCCTGATCAGGTCGTGGAAGCGGTAGCGCTCGACGGCCGGGGACTCCAGCAGGTGCGCGTCGACCAGGGATTCGAGCACGTATTCGGCCTGCTCCTCGTCCACGCCGAACAGGGCCGCCGCCGCGCGCAGGCCGATGTCCGGGGTGGCGACCAGGCCGAGTAGGCGGAACGCGCGGGCGGGGGAGATGCCCGAGCGCCGGTCGGCCGGCTCGCCCGAAGCGTCCTGCGCGAGCTGGGCGTAGCTCATGTCGAAGCTGGAACGGGTCGCGAGATCCCCGACCGCGAGCTCGTCGAGCCGGCGATGCTGGTCGGCCACCCGCTCGGCGAGGGTCTGCACGCTCCAGTCGGGCCGCGTCTCGAGCCGGGCCGCGCAGATCCGCAGCGCCAGCGGCAGGCCGGCACACGCGTCGAGCACCGCCGCGGCGGCCTTGGGCTCCCGGGCCACCCGCTGCGCCCCGGCGACGTTCTCCAGCAGGCTCAGCGCCTCCGGGTAGCTCATCGGCTCCAGCTGCACGTGCCGCGCCGCCGGCAGATGCGCGAGCTGGACTCGGCTGGTCACCAGTACGCCGCAGAGTTCTGATGCAGGAAGCAGGGGTCTGATCTGTGCGGCGTCCCGGGCGTTGTCGAGCAACACCAGCAGCGCCCGATCGCGCACGACGCTACGGAACCGGGCGGAGCGCGCCTCCAGCGAACCGGGCACGTGCTCGGCCGGCACGCCCAGGTCGGTGAGCCACTGCGCGAGCACGTCCGAGGGGTCCGTCGGGCTCTGGCTGACCCCGTCCAGGTTCGCGTACAGCGCGCCGTCCGGGTACTGCCGTTCCGCCAGCCGTGCCACGTGCACCGCCAGGCTGGTCTTGCCGATCCCGCCGCCCCCACAGACCACTGCGATGCACGGCCGGCCGAGCTGTCCGTCCGGCTGCGGCACCAGAGCCTGCAGCAGCGCGCCGATCTGGGCGGCGCGGCCGGTGAAGTCGTCGATGCCCGGAGGCAGCTGCGAGAGCCGGCAGGCGGCCCCGGCGGCCGTATCAGCCCCCTGCGCGGCGTCGGCCGAGCGCTCCGCCGCCGCCCGCGCCAGCAGCCGGGCCAGGCGCGCGCCGTCGGCGCCGGTGAGCTCGGCGAATCCGGCCAGCGCGTCCGCCGTGACCAGCCGCTTGCCGTTGAGCCAGCGCTCCCAGGAAGCGCGGCTGTAGTGGGTCCGCCGCCCGATCTGGCGCAGCGAGAGCCCGGCCGCCTCCTTGGCCGCGCGCAACTCCTCGGCCAGACGGCGGGCCGCTTCGTTCGCCGCCATCGCTTCACCTCCCTCGCACCGGCACCGTGACGTCCCCCATAGTACGGAGGATGACGGGCCGGTGACGAGACGTCAGGAGGCCGCGCCGGCGCGGAATCGGACCGGGCTGCGCCTGGATCGGGGTGTGCCATTCAGATCGGGTAGTGCGCGCGCCCGCTCACCTGTGCGGTCACCCAGCGGGTGTCGGTGAAGGCCTCGGCGCCCGCCTGACCGCCGAAGCGCCCGTAGCCGGAGTTCTTCA
This genomic window from Actinospica robiniae DSM 44927 contains:
- a CDS encoding GNAT family N-acetyltransferase; its protein translation is MDSSSPLRADDPGLADAVARNLAEAVAHLNRHTPGAGARVEADLVFADSGVADPTFNAVAYVRLDPGTAGARIEQVLARMAQTGRPFVWWVDPGTTPADLGARLLAAGLAQVDAMPVMVLPLEKAPVAWTAADHAGAEPEIREVLTATQWADFCEVLLSCWDAGRSPMREFLARARLSALAPDGRGRFLVGYVDSVPVCTADVLLHAGVAGIYNVVTRPEHQRRGYGTAITVAALELARDAGYRTASLQASSQGRPVYQRLGFEQVGQYAIYQIGG
- a CDS encoding cytochrome P450, with product MAAKEHRFSRYADVVEALADPVLVPIPPRESDEAPEIPAPGTSAWLRATVARFAAGPTHQRRRTTVEADLQRLDPVALRRAATGAAARAARIGGAPADARSLAVRVLAEAYGLPDPDAVAADVRLVAGVYFGGHDEAADAAVARLMAVLISADEPLLPSTEEHESEARLEAAANRIGILVQACDATGTLVDNALRALAEDGGDQEVDEILAETLRYDPPVRTMRRIALQAAAIGGVEVREGDTVTLDIAAANREPEVCQQPTGSLTFGADPRHCPGWRHAFALAAGILDLSRAPQMTRNGPTELDEAA
- a CDS encoding isocitrate lyase/PEP mutase family protein; protein product: MNHAATFAALHYQATPLLLPNAWDHASAAALAQAGFPAVATTSMGVAASAGFRDSAGDTRAATLAVARALGGGSFLLSIDAEDGYSDDPEQVAAFARELADAGAIGMNLEDGRSDGTLTDPERHAAKIAAVKEAVPEFFVNARTDTVWLDLRTDETIARLTRYRDAGADGVFVPGLADASRISVIVEAVDAPLNLLYSPAGPGLAELADLGVRRVSLGSLLYRVALGAALDAAEAIRQGRTVGQGMPSYADVQALADEGPAS
- a CDS encoding ATP-binding protein, with amino-acid sequence MAANEAARRLAEELRAAKEAAGLSLRQIGRRTHYSRASWERWLNGKRLVTADALAGFAELTGADGARLARLLARAAAERSADAAQGADTAAGAACRLSQLPPGIDDFTGRAAQIGALLQALVPQPDGQLGRPCIAVVCGGGGIGKTSLAVHVARLAERQYPDGALYANLDGVSQSPTDPSDVLAQWLTDLGVPAEHVPGSLEARSARFRSVVRDRALLVLLDNARDAAQIRPLLPASELCGVLVTSRVQLAHLPAARHVQLEPMSYPEALSLLENVAGAQRVAREPKAAAAVLDACAGLPLALRICAARLETRPDWSVQTLAERVADQHRRLDELAVGDLATRSSFDMSYAQLAQDASGEPADRRSGISPARAFRLLGLVATPDIGLRAAAALFGVDEEQAEYVLESLVDAHLLESPAVERYRFHDLIRLYAAERAEQSETEQERRDALERLLLWYAASADLAGHLAHPGRPWLELPPSAAQPEPLTDSEGAIAWYHAERANLLAAGELAEANGLYDFGWRLPHAMWPFFLMRSNRADWIAAVETGLRCAHALGDRVVEGRMRSSRAQALTEVMRFEEAVYDYRVALEIATEGGLVPMIAATLTNLCIVHWESGRYDEAIDYGAQAVERYRAADNRLPLARSLNNLGHALLLADRAEEAGRAGAEAVELGREQNNGLIIADGLLIEAEARWRTGGCADAAEAGFRESLELSAGVGQLRNEAQARQFFGGFLAAQGRREESAEMLASSLKIFEAMDHPKVVTLRQMLERVSSGVPLS